GACCAAGCGAAGCTGGATAGCATAGCAGCACGAGAACAATTACCCGTACCTGATCTGATCAAGATAGATGTAGAAGGAGCTGAACACCGGGTTTTGGATGGGCTAAAACAAACTATCCAACGAAGTCAACCGATGCTAATTATTGAATGTGTAGACTCAAAGACAAGAGATATACTCGCCTGGCTTCAGAGTCTCGGTTACGAGTTAATGGATGCTTGCAACGCAGGCCCGTACAGACCATCTTCGCAAATGGTTCTAGCCATACCTCAGCGGTACGAATCGGAAAGAATCGCATTGGTAGAAGAGTGGAAAGAAAATTTCTCCTGCTAGACTGAGCTCCACGAGGTGACGATTATGTTAATTGGCTCTTTGCCGTGTGTGATCACAAGCTTTCATGTAAGTGGATTCCAGTTGTATCTGCCGCCTTCATAAGCTTGTTGCTCGCAAAAGAGTTTGTGCTTGATCGTCCGCAATTTCGAAGTGATGAAAGTCTATTGGCGTTGTCCATGATCCGCCCCAGCGTATGAAGCCGTGTTCGGCAAAGACTGTGACAATTCCTTCTACCATGCCTGGCTTTTGGTTGTGTCGGTTTAGATATTGCCAGCTTTCTTTGGGCTGAATAATTGGATTGTGTTCGTTGCCAGGTTCGAACGTTATGAAAGGGTTTTGCACGGGGTTGACATCAATTGCAAGACCATACGAATGCATCGAGGCTTTGTCGCTGCCTTCGATAGGACGATGACAAAAGCACGAGGTGTTGTTGTCGGACATTGAGAGCTCGTCGTTTCCTTGATAGTGATGAATGGAACGGATTTTGGCAATGGGGAAGCGGCGTTGGTATAGCTCATGGAAGATTTGGGCGACTCGAGGTGCCACCACATCTAATACCACTAGCTCGCCGTCATTATGTTCGACGTTGCTGAAATCGACGTATGGGATGGAGCTGATGAGGCAGAGTCTGGTCAGAGGGATCGGACAATCCGGAGACCAAGCTCCGCATGACTGCAATGCTGCTGCAAAGTCGGGTGGTATTTGGGATATAGTTGCCTGTGTCATT
Above is a window of Candidatus Obscuribacterales bacterium DNA encoding:
- a CDS encoding M15 family metallopeptidase, producing the protein MKPTLNEVAESATSTQLNRPQSFVIADKQVQPIRRIVDQSICRPVHYFTCLIVDTSNSRIVAVSSDTVCPMTQATISQIPPDFAAALQSCGAWSPDCPIPLTRLCLISSIPYVDFSNVEHNDGELVVLDVVAPRVAQIFHELYQRRFPIAKIRSIHHYQGNDELSMSDNNTSCFCHRPIEGSDKASMHSYGLAIDVNPVQNPFITFEPGNEHNPIIQPKESWQYLNRHNQKPGMVEGIVTVFAEHGFIRWGGSWTTPIDFHHFEIADDQAQTLLRATSL